In the genome of Molothrus aeneus isolate 106 chromosome 5, BPBGC_Maene_1.0, whole genome shotgun sequence, one region contains:
- the IAPP gene encoding islet amyloid polypeptide isoform X1: MQTRESLAGKMCNLKLTVFFIALSVTLSCLEATPIERLLSVADDLSDGTSKRQGWMLPVMSQNTLPGLSEEMPEQPAAKTKSHQLEKRKCNTATCVTQRLADFLVRSSGSAGALYPPTNVGSNTYGKRDTPGLPDTQPHSHALL, translated from the exons ATGCAAACCAGAG AAAGTTTGGCAGGAAAGATGTGCAACCTAAAGCTGACAGTTTTCTTCATTGCACTTTCTGTCACTCTGAGCTGTTTGGAAGCTACACCTATTGAGAG ATTACTGTCTGTGGCTGATGATCTATCTGATGGTACTTCCAAGAGACAAGGATGGATGTTGCCTGTAATGTCACAGAATACGCTCCCAGGACTTAGTGAGGAGATGCCAGAACAACCAGCAGCAAAGACAAAAAG ccaccagctggagaagaggaagtgCAACACAGCCACATGCGTGACCCAGCGCCTGGCCGATTTCCTGGTGCGCTCCAGCGGCAGCGCGGGCGCCCTGTACCCCCCCACCAACGTGGGCTCCAACACCTACGGCAAGAGGGACACACCAGGGCTGCCAgacacacagccccacagccatgCACTGCTCTAG
- the IAPP gene encoding islet amyloid polypeptide isoform X2, with protein sequence MCNLKLTVFFIALSVTLSCLEATPIERLLSVADDLSDGTSKRQGWMLPVMSQNTLPGLSEEMPEQPAAKTKSHQLEKRKCNTATCVTQRLADFLVRSSGSAGALYPPTNVGSNTYGKRDTPGLPDTQPHSHALL encoded by the exons ATGTGCAACCTAAAGCTGACAGTTTTCTTCATTGCACTTTCTGTCACTCTGAGCTGTTTGGAAGCTACACCTATTGAGAG ATTACTGTCTGTGGCTGATGATCTATCTGATGGTACTTCCAAGAGACAAGGATGGATGTTGCCTGTAATGTCACAGAATACGCTCCCAGGACTTAGTGAGGAGATGCCAGAACAACCAGCAGCAAAGACAAAAAG ccaccagctggagaagaggaagtgCAACACAGCCACATGCGTGACCCAGCGCCTGGCCGATTTCCTGGTGCGCTCCAGCGGCAGCGCGGGCGCCCTGTACCCCCCCACCAACGTGGGCTCCAACACCTACGGCAAGAGGGACACACCAGGGCTGCCAgacacacagccccacagccatgCACTGCTCTAG